The sequence below is a genomic window from Uranotaenia lowii strain MFRU-FL chromosome 2, ASM2978415v1, whole genome shotgun sequence.
TCTACATACAAAGTTGAGTTCCGTGTTCGATCAACAATGGATAGAACCGAAAGGCAAATTACTCATCAACCAACTTTTTTGCTGTCTTCCTTCTTGATTAGGTCCCGACTTCAATTATCCACCGGAATTCTACGAACATACCGAAGAGCTGTGGAAAGATCGTGGCGTGCAGCAGACCTTCGAGCGATCGAATGAATACcaattgattgattgtgctaAATAGTGAGTTTCGAACTCTAGTTTGTTTGACCTATGATATGTCTATGAGACAAAGTGTGTGGTGTTTTAAATGACGTACCCAGGAAGGGCAATTGATCGGATTGCCCTTTCGGGGTGATCACAATAACACCCACATCGGAACATGCATTGGTAACATTtaagttaatttatttattttcctttttcccAAAATGTAGCTTTCTGGATCGTGTTAGTGAAATCAAACAGCCTAATTATACTCCAACCGAGCAAGATATACTCAGATGTCGTGTCTTAACATCGGGTATATTCGAAACTAGGTTTCAAGTCGATAAGGTCAACTTTCAGTAAGTATCTCCAGGTTGATATGAAGCATGACTGTTTTACTGACATCATTTTCTTTCCCTTTGCTTGCAGCATGTTCGACGTCGGAGGTCAGCGGGACGAACGGCGTAAGTGGATCCAGTGTTTTAACGATGTCACCGCAATCATTTTCGTGACAGCGTGCTCTAGTTATAATATGGTCCTGCGGGAGGATCCGACCCAGAATCGACTGCGAGAGTCGTTGGAGCTGTTCAAAAGTATTTGGAACAATAGGTAATGTTGTAGTTTGGGAAAAACGGCTACGGAAGATGTTTACAGCAATCTTTTAATTTCCAGATGGCTACGAACAATTTCCGTAATACTGTTCCTGAACAAGCAAGATTTGCTAGCAGAGAAGGTCAAAGCGGGTAAAAGTAAACTTTCCGACTACTTTAGTGAGTTCAACCGTTACCAGACGCCGGGTAAGTTTCTAAACCGTTGCGTAGGTCATTCGCTTATTAACACTAAAACTACAATTCTGTTTATAGCTGATGCGGTTTGTGAGATGGGAGACGATCCGGAGGTGATTAGGGCAAAATATTTCATCAGAGATGAATTTTTGGTACGAACtaagcttttttaaattgaatttcccagaaataatgttttgattCTAATTTTAGCGTATATCGACGGCCAGTGGTGATGGCAAACACTACTGCTATCCGCACTTTACCTGTGCGGTAGACACCGAAAACATCAAGAGAGTTTTCAACGATTGTCGAGACATCATTCAGAGAATGCATCTGCGGCAATACGAGCTGTTATAGGTAAGTTTGATTGTGTTGCAAATCTTGTATGAGGCTTACATACGAAACTTTTGAGTTGTTGACATCATTTTTGACGGTTCATATATATTATATACCCACTTTGTGACCAGTTAGATATGATCGTTGCTGTCGTTCAATTACGGAGGTTCCTTCTTCCTCTCTCTCTCTGATATTCAACAGCTGCTGGCATATTTCTGCTCGTTGGGCGTGTCCTTATTGCTTTAGTCCTACCAGAGTAGTCATTCTTGTCTTTTCTTCGACATTCAGGAAGCTTGGGGTTAGCACGTTCGTCGCCAAGCTCATTTTGTAGttctaaagtctgtttcacatagaatctggtcggataaaatagatcatttctccgcaaagaaataacgtacaacaaaagtaaaaatgtcattttgtagggtttttattgcactttaaggaaaaaatacatgaaaatcattcgtcagcttttcggatgaattttcgaactttttttgtgataccacccatcattttctgcacattactgctggtaacctcattcgccatcttgttccacttttccatttgagcgggttttttcatggttctgccacatttcttcagtttgcccttaactattgcccaatatttctcgatgggaagaaaatccggacagtttggtggattgatacttttttcaacaaaatcga
It includes:
- the LOC129748120 gene encoding guanine nucleotide-binding protein G(s) subunit alpha, giving the protein MGCFGSAGSKQSDSNSSEDTKSQKRRSDAITRQLQKDKQVYRATHRLLLLGAGESGKSTIVKQMRILHVNGFSDSERKQKIEDIKKNIRDAILTITGAMSTLTPPIPLEKPDNQSRMDYIQDYASGPDFNYPPEFYEHTEELWKDRGVQQTFERSNEYQLIDCAKYFLDRVSEIKQPNYTPTEQDILRCRVLTSGIFETRFQVDKVNFHMFDVGGQRDERRKWIQCFNDVTAIIFVTACSSYNMVLREDPTQNRLRESLELFKSIWNNRWLRTISVILFLNKQDLLAEKVKAGKSKLSDYFSEFNRYQTPADAVCEMGDDPEVIRAKYFIRDEFLRISTASGDGKHYCYPHFTCAVDTENIKRVFNDCRDIIQRMHLRQYELL